From Streptomyces sp. NBC_01551:
CGCACCTACTCCTCCGGGGTCAACGGCTTCTCGGCCTCAGGGCTGAGCGAGACCGAGGCCAAGCGGCTCGCGGCGGACCCGGCCGTCGGCAAGGTCGTGCAGAACAAGAAGTTCAGCATCAACGCCAACCAGGACAACCCGCCTTCGTGGGGGCTGGACCGGATCGACCAGACCGCCACGGCGGGCGACAAGAAGTACGGCTACCCGGACAGCGCCGGCGAGGGGGTCACCGCGTACGTCATCGACACCGGCATACGCACGACCCACAAGGACTTCGGCGGCCGCGCGACGTCCGGGTTCGACGCGGTGGACAACGACGACAGCGCCGACGACGGCAACGGCCACGGTACGCACGTGGCCGGCACCATCGCGGGGACCGGGCACGGCGTCGCGAAGAAGGCGAAGCTGGTCGCGGTGCGGGTGCTGGACGACAACGGCTCGGGCACCACGGAGCAGGTCGTCGCGGGCATCGACTGGGTCACCCAGCACCACTCGGGTCCCTCGGTGGCCAACATGAGCCTGGGCGGCGGCGCGGACGAGGCGCTCGACGAGGCGGTGCGCCGGGCCATCGCCTCGGGCGTCACCTTCGCCGTCGCGGCGGGCAACGACGCGAGCGACGCCGGGCAGGGCTCCCCGGCCCGGGTACCGGAGGCGATCACCGTGGCGTCGAGCACCATCGACGACGCGCAGTCGCCGTTCTCCAACTTCGGCTCGGTGGTGGACCTGTACGCGCCGGGCTCGGACATCACGTCCGACTGGAACGACAGCGACACCGGTACCAAGACGATCTCCGGCACCTCCATGGCCACCCCGCACGTGGCGGGCGCCGCGGCGCTCTACCTGGCCGGGCACCCGTCCGCGACCCCGGCCGAGGCCGCCTCGGCCCTGACGGGGGCGGCGACCTCGGGCGCGGTGACCAACCCGTCGGCAGGCACGGTGAACAAGCTCCTGAAGGTCACTCCGTAGGAGCGCGGGGAGCGTAGGAGCCCGTAGCGGGTCCCGGGGCAGCCCGGGGCCCGCTACGGGCGCAGCGCGCGGAGCAGGAGGTCTGCGAGGTGATCGGCGACCTCCCTCGGGGTGAGGGGGCCGTCCGCGCGGTACCAGGTGGAGAGGTGGTGGACGGAGCCGAAGTGGTAGTCCACCACCAGGTCGGCCGGCGTGGCCGTGGAGAACACCCCGGCCCGCTGGCCTTCCTCGACCAGCGCGCGGAAGCGCTCGTGGTAGCGCCGGCGCTCCGCCCGCACCTGCTTGAACTTCTCCGGGCTCAGCTGGTGCATCGAGCGGAAGAAGATCGCCGCGTCGTCGAGGTTCTCGATGGTGGTCACGACCACGTCGGCGGCCGCGGCGCGCAGCCGCTCCTCCACGGGGGCGTCGGAATCGGCCACCGCGTCCAGCCGCTGCTGCTGGAGCCGCAGCATCCGCGCGTACACCTCGTGCAGCAGATCGTCCTTGGACCCGAAGTAGTGGTACAGCGCGCCCTTCGTCACCCCGGCCGCCTCGACGATCTCCTGTACGGAGGTGCGGTCGTAGCCGCGCTCGGCGAACAGCCTGGTGGCGACGGCGAGCAGCCGCTGCGGTACCGGGGCCTCGTGCGTGCCTTCGGTCTCCGTGGTGGTCCTGGCGGCCATGGCGCTCACCTTCCTTTGTCTGATCCCTCGCCTGTACGGCGCGGCGCGAGCTTCCGGCTGTTTTCAGCCGCGCTCGCGCAGTTCCCGTCGCAGGATCTTGCCACTGGTCGTCTTCGGCAGGACAGGCAGGATCTCCACCTGGCGCGGGTATTTGTACGCGGCGATGCGCGCGGCGCAGTACGCGGACAGTTCCGCCGGCTCGGCTGAGGCCCCAGGGCGCAGGCTCACGTAGGCCTTCACGGTCTCGCCGCGGTACGGGTCCGGGACGCCGACGACGGCCGCCTCGCGGACGGCGGGGTGGGTGTAGAGGACGTCCTCGACCTCGCGCGGCCAGACCTTGAAGCCGGACGCGTTGATCATGTCCTTCTTGCGGTCGACGACGTACAGCCAGCCGTCGGCGTCCATGAACCCGACGTCCCCGGTGCGCAGTTCGCCGTCCGGGAAGGTCTGCGCGGTCTCGGCCGGCAGGCCCCAGTAGCCGGGCACGACCTGCGGGCCGCGGACGGCGATCTCGCCGGTCTCGCCGAAGGGCAGCTCGGCGCCGTGCTCGTCGAGGACGCGCACGACGGTGTCGGCGCCGGGGACGCCGACGGACAGGGTGCCGGAGGACGGGTCGACGGGGGCCTCGCGGTGCGCGGGCACGGTGGCGCAGGCGGCGGTGGACTCGGTGAGGCCGTATCCGTTGCGCAGGTAGAAGCCGAAGGAGGCGCGCAGCCGCTCGACGAGCGCGGGCGGGAGCGGGGCGCCGCCCGAGGAGAGCACCCGGAACGAGGAGAAGTGCTCCGGGGTGACGCCCGGGTGGGCGGCGAGGGCCATGAAGGCGGTGGCCGGGCCGACGGCGTAGTCGGGGCGGTGGTCGACGAAGGCGTCGAGGACGACGCCCGCGTCGAAGCGGTGGGCCAGGACGAGGGTGCCGGCGTTGACGAAGCAGGCGGCGAGCTCGCAGACCATGCCGGTGATGTGGAAGAGCGGGGCGAGGGCGAAGTAGCGCGCGCCCTCGGGGATCGGGTGCCCGGTGACCTGGCGCAGGGCGTTGTGGGTGAGCGCGCCGTGCGGGTTCATGGCGCCCTTGGGGGTGCCGGAGGTCCCGGAGGTGTAGCTGATGAGGGCGGTGTCGGCGGCGGTGAGGCCCGGGTCCGGCGGGGCCGGGTGGCCGCGGCGGGCCACGGTGGCGAGGTCGGCGGCGTCGGACGGCCGGCCCGGCCCGGCGAGCGTGAGGACCCGTATGTCGTTGCGGGTCTGGAAGTCCAGGTCCGAGGCGGTCAGCGCGGTCCGCACGCCGGCGCCGTACGCGGCCTCGCGCAGGTACGCGGCCCAGGCGCGGTCCTCGCAGACCAGCGCGGCGGCCCCGGAGTCGCGCAGGATGTGGCCGACCTCGGCGGCCTTGTACATCGGGTTGAGCGGGACGACCACCGCCCCGGCCTTCCAGGCGGCCAGGACGGCGAGGGCGAAGTGCGGGGTGTTCTGGAGCATGACGGCGACCCGGTCGCCCCGGCCGACGCCCTGTGCGGCGAGGTGTCCGGCGACGGAGTCGGAGAGCGCGTCGGCCTCGGCGTAGCCGATCCGGCCGTCGAAGTAGGCCAGGGCGGTGCGTTCGGGGGCCCGGGCGGCGGACGCG
This genomic window contains:
- a CDS encoding S8 family serine peptidase, with the protein product MATHKRSRGFRYAAVGTGAAAAAAVAFIATPLAGAATPAEGTVYGLGAPGAISGSYVVILDASANKEKLASKYGGELQRTYSSGVNGFSASGLSETEAKRLAADPAVGKVVQNKKFSINANQDNPPSWGLDRIDQTATAGDKKYGYPDSAGEGVTAYVIDTGIRTTHKDFGGRATSGFDAVDNDDSADDGNGHGTHVAGTIAGTGHGVAKKAKLVAVRVLDDNGSGTTEQVVAGIDWVTQHHSGPSVANMSLGGGADEALDEAVRRAIASGVTFAVAAGNDASDAGQGSPARVPEAITVASSTIDDAQSPFSNFGSVVDLYAPGSDITSDWNDSDTGTKTISGTSMATPHVAGAAALYLAGHPSATPAEAASALTGAATSGAVTNPSAGTVNKLLKVTP
- a CDS encoding class I adenylate-forming enzyme family protein, encoding MTPQTRAAGTAVEPWSAAEPGAAVEPGAAVEPGAAVEPGTAVEPEAVVETGAAAESGAAAESAAVAETGETSTALVPHAAAEPGPAAAFGPAAQTGAAPRPAARAESRYTAKPWLGRLSPAQRAPVAPPPSVLHAFRASAARAPERTALAYFDGRIGYAEADALSDSVAGHLAAQGVGRGDRVAVMLQNTPHFALAVLAAWKAGAVVVPLNPMYKAAEVGHILRDSGAAALVCEDRAWAAYLREAAYGAGVRTALTASDLDFQTRNDIRVLTLAGPGRPSDAADLATVARRGHPAPPDPGLTAADTALISYTSGTSGTPKGAMNPHGALTHNALRQVTGHPIPEGARYFALAPLFHITGMVCELAACFVNAGTLVLAHRFDAGVVLDAFVDHRPDYAVGPATAFMALAAHPGVTPEHFSSFRVLSSGGAPLPPALVERLRASFGFYLRNGYGLTESTAACATVPAHREAPVDPSSGTLSVGVPGADTVVRVLDEHGAELPFGETGEIAVRGPQVVPGYWGLPAETAQTFPDGELRTGDVGFMDADGWLYVVDRKKDMINASGFKVWPREVEDVLYTHPAVREAAVVGVPDPYRGETVKAYVSLRPGASAEPAELSAYCAARIAAYKYPRQVEILPVLPKTTSGKILRRELRERG
- a CDS encoding TetR/AcrR family transcriptional regulator, whose product is MAARTTTETEGTHEAPVPQRLLAVATRLFAERGYDRTSVQEIVEAAGVTKGALYHYFGSKDDLLHEVYARMLRLQQQRLDAVADSDAPVEERLRAAAADVVVTTIENLDDAAIFFRSMHQLSPEKFKQVRAERRRYHERFRALVEEGQRAGVFSTATPADLVVDYHFGSVHHLSTWYRADGPLTPREVADHLADLLLRALRP